A genomic window from Pecten maximus chromosome 2, xPecMax1.1, whole genome shotgun sequence includes:
- the LOC117321870 gene encoding uncharacterized protein LOC117321870 isoform X1, which yields MPLHGIPDSDDMLPKMCLSAMKLAEIITVLSVVLFVTFIVGDGAPQWRPQGRFGKRGDLRQYPVSWQPDSDSDIDVYPVIESRSDTESDSEKTLKLLEKLCVESSLPGLFRCYRKKRSTETREHERS from the exons ATGCCCCTCCATGGTATACCCGACTCTGATGACATGCTGCCCAAAATGTGTTTATCT GCGATGAAACTTGCAGAAATTATAACAGTGCTGTCTGTTGTGCTTTTCGTCACATTTATCGTTGGTGACGGGGCACCACAATGGCGACCACAGGGACGATTTGGTAAGAGAGGGGACCTGAGACAGTATCCAGTTTCATGGCAACCAG ACTCTGACAGCGATATAGACGTTTATCCTGTGATAGAGAGCCGATCAGATACAGAATCAGACAGTGAGAAGACTTTAAAACTACTGGAAAAATTATGTGTAGAAAGCAGCTTACCTGGACTGTTTAGGTGTTACAG AAAGA